Proteins encoded together in one Desulfobulbaceae bacterium window:
- a CDS encoding sulfurtransferase TusA family protein has translation MKKPLPMEVAIMTASTYHPAVTKNCRGVGCPMNLVYAKVELAKLGAGQILEIILDDGPPINNVPGSAEKEGHKILSRNQLDDGAWSVLIEKG, from the coding sequence ATGAAAAAACCATTACCTATGGAGGTGGCGATAATGACAGCTTCCACGTACCATCCGGCTGTAACAAAAAATTGTCGAGGAGTTGGTTGCCCGATGAACCTGGTCTATGCGAAGGTTGAACTGGCCAAACTAGGGGCGGGCCAAATTCTTGAAATCATTCTTGATGATGGCCCGCCGATCAACAATGTCCCTGGCTCAGCAGAAAAAGAAGGCCATAAAATCTTGTCCAGAAATCAGCTTGATGATGGCGCCTGGTCGGTGCTGATTGAAAAAGGATAA
- a CDS encoding cyclic nucleotide-binding domain-containing protein — protein sequence MRETDYLKENKKALDLLKRIARFSAFDDQELASFLEVGKLKEYEAGETIIKKGEIDHWVYFLVSGEVKIVKGEKTFAVLKTGGDLFGEMGVIDGSPRSASVWALTKTMVLGLDCGNIDATRKESTTIFRYTIFRLFAESLAERLRVTNEEVLRMQREIKEKDALIAKITGKDADEETLWV from the coding sequence ATGCGCGAAACTGACTACCTTAAAGAAAACAAGAAGGCCCTGGATCTCCTTAAACGAATTGCACGATTCAGTGCCTTTGATGATCAGGAGCTCGCCTCATTTTTGGAAGTTGGCAAACTAAAAGAGTATGAGGCTGGAGAAACCATCATCAAAAAAGGGGAGATCGACCACTGGGTCTACTTTCTAGTCTCTGGCGAAGTGAAAATTGTCAAAGGCGAAAAAACCTTTGCAGTGCTTAAAACCGGCGGCGATCTCTTTGGAGAAATGGGCGTTATAGATGGCTCCCCACGCTCTGCCAGTGTCTGGGCCCTTACCAAAACAATGGTGCTTGGCCTTGATTGCGGCAACATAGATGCAACACGTAAAGAGTCGACAACAATTTTTCGATACACAATTTTTCGCCTTTTTGCTGAATCACTGGCCGAACGCTTGAGGGTTACTAATGAAGAGGTGCTACGGATGCAGCGGGAGATCAAGGAAAAGGACGCCTTAATAGCCAAGATTACAGGCAAGGACGCCGACGAAGAAACTCTCTGGGTCTAG
- a CDS encoding inositol monophosphatase, whose protein sequence is MERLDPCIANGPESETDDILKIAGRAALVSGKIIKELYGKPHQIRHKGAIDLVTEADVASEKAILEIITKAFPDHTILAEESKAAYSDIPHGPTWIIDPLDGTTNFAHSFPFFGVSIGYTLGKELQAGLIFCPIQNELFCSIKGKGAWLNGTQVYVTPEKKLQNSLVGTGFPYDVLGTLEQVTQAMRNVLPQVQDLRRAGAAAIDLAYVACGRLDGFWEMNLKPWDSAAGALLVSEAGGRLSTFSGKPFSPFFPEIIASNSHIHSQLVELLS, encoded by the coding sequence ATGGAACGACTAGACCCTTGTATTGCCAACGGCCCAGAGAGCGAAACTGACGATATTCTGAAAATTGCCGGGCGAGCGGCTCTGGTCAGTGGCAAGATAATTAAAGAACTCTATGGCAAACCTCATCAAATTCGGCACAAAGGTGCAATTGACCTGGTCACAGAGGCAGATGTTGCTTCAGAAAAAGCAATATTAGAAATTATAACAAAAGCCTTTCCAGACCACACTATCCTTGCAGAAGAGTCCAAGGCCGCTTACAGCGATATTCCGCACGGACCAACCTGGATAATCGACCCCTTGGACGGTACCACTAATTTTGCCCATAGTTTTCCTTTTTTTGGTGTTTCCATCGGCTATACTTTAGGCAAAGAACTGCAGGCGGGGCTTATTTTCTGCCCCATTCAAAACGAACTTTTTTGCAGCATCAAAGGTAAAGGGGCCTGGCTTAATGGCACGCAGGTTTACGTAACCCCTGAAAAAAAACTCCAGAACTCTCTGGTCGGAACCGGTTTCCCTTATGATGTTCTTGGAACACTTGAACAGGTTACCCAGGCAATGCGCAATGTACTGCCCCAGGTCCAGGATTTGCGCCGGGCCGGAGCCGCTGCCATAGACCTTGCCTATGTAGCCTGCGGTCGCCTCGATGGCTTCTGGGAGATGAACCTCAAGCCCTGGGACAGTGCCGCAGGGGCCCTTCTGGTTAGTGAAGCCGGAGGCAGACTTTCTACTTTTTCTGGCAAGCCTTTCAGCCCATTTTTCCCTGAAATTATCGCCAGCAACAGCCATATTCACAGTCAACTGGTAGAACTCCTTTCATAA